In the Kitasatospora terrestris genome, one interval contains:
- a CDS encoding ABC transporter permease: MLRTVALRNVLAHRSRLLMTVLAVCLGVAFVSGTLVFAESAAAAHRAAATRDFAGIAVTVNATGPDSVLDDALAHRLATVPGVASVRPAVDGTAVLAKADGSPLRVRAGANLAAAYPPDAGRPAEGRAPAGADEIAVDRGTADAGGFRLGDTVSLATDGPVLHKHLVGIVTTRDSRVTAGGTLVLFDRATAQRLFSAPGRYTSIDLSATPGTSETELAQRIGSLLPPDRAEVTTAAARAAQQAVYVDTLTRGYRKMPLVFAGVALFIGSFLVVNTFSMLVTRRARETALLRAIGATRGQVVRSVLAEASLTGLLASAAGYLLGLGIAAVLPDLLATGGAPLPHSPLVLGPRPVAAALAVGVGVTVLAAWLPARRAARVAPVEALRTDHQPPATGHRLRALAGAVLLVLSACLLVPLGHAEDASEANLRTALLGCGLLVTALIALAPLLAVPVIRLIGRLTDRLGIAGRLAAQNALRDPRRTAATAATLLISTALVSGLAVVGHSTGRALDRQAAAGLGADHVVSTGSRTTGIDSDTVRRVAGTPGVRTAAAVADSTLVIGGHVRTVSGVEPNGLSDVMTLDVTSGSTADLGPGRIAVSTTVARESGLTTGSRVTAALGQNRQPTAYTVVAVYRDNPTAQDALAARADVQRDAYLPGSVQRILLRTDGTTDRQLRTAVGDNPLLKVQGRGELVREAAGTLGDLLTLMYGLLVLGAVISALGLANTLAVSVAERTRELGVLRALGTDRATVRRTVRLEAVTVAVFGTLLGLAAGLVSARSVGALANGAVPGYTLAFPWGTLLLVALAAPAIGALAATLPAHRAATLSPLEATTAS; encoded by the coding sequence ATGCTCCGCACTGTCGCCCTGCGCAACGTCCTCGCTCACAGGTCCCGTCTGCTGATGACCGTCCTCGCCGTCTGCCTGGGCGTCGCGTTCGTCTCCGGCACGCTGGTGTTCGCCGAGTCCGCTGCCGCCGCCCACCGCGCCGCCGCCACCCGGGACTTCGCCGGCATCGCGGTCACTGTCAACGCGACCGGCCCGGACAGCGTCCTCGACGACGCGCTCGCGCACCGCCTCGCGACCGTCCCGGGTGTCGCCTCCGTCCGCCCCGCCGTCGACGGCACCGCCGTCCTCGCCAAGGCCGACGGCTCACCGCTCCGCGTCCGTGCCGGCGCGAACCTCGCCGCCGCCTACCCGCCCGACGCCGGACGCCCCGCCGAGGGCCGTGCCCCCGCCGGCGCCGACGAGATCGCCGTCGACCGGGGCACCGCCGACGCCGGCGGCTTCCGCCTCGGCGACACGGTCTCCCTCGCCACGGACGGCCCGGTCCTGCACAAGCACCTGGTCGGCATCGTCACCACCCGGGACAGCCGGGTCACCGCCGGCGGCACCCTCGTCCTGTTCGACCGGGCGACCGCCCAGCGGCTGTTCTCCGCGCCCGGCCGCTACACCTCGATCGACCTGTCGGCCACCCCCGGCACCTCCGAGACCGAACTCGCCCAGCGGATCGGCTCCCTCCTCCCGCCCGACCGCGCCGAGGTCACCACCGCCGCCGCCCGAGCCGCCCAGCAGGCGGTGTACGTCGACACCCTGACGCGCGGGTACCGGAAGATGCCGCTGGTGTTCGCCGGGGTCGCACTGTTCATCGGCTCGTTCCTGGTCGTCAACACCTTCAGCATGCTGGTCACCCGGCGCGCCCGGGAGACCGCCCTGCTCCGCGCGATCGGCGCGACCCGCGGCCAGGTGGTCCGCTCGGTCCTCGCCGAGGCATCGCTGACCGGGCTGCTCGCCTCGGCCGCCGGGTACCTGCTGGGTCTCGGCATCGCCGCCGTCCTGCCCGACCTGCTCGCCACCGGCGGCGCCCCGCTGCCGCACAGCCCGCTCGTCCTCGGACCGCGCCCGGTCGCGGCCGCCCTGGCCGTGGGTGTGGGCGTCACCGTCCTGGCCGCGTGGCTGCCCGCCCGCCGAGCCGCCCGCGTCGCACCGGTCGAGGCCCTGCGGACGGACCATCAGCCGCCCGCCACCGGCCACCGGCTGCGCGCCCTCGCGGGTGCCGTGCTGCTCGTCCTCTCCGCCTGCCTGCTCGTTCCGCTCGGCCACGCCGAGGACGCGTCCGAGGCGAACCTGCGCACCGCCCTGCTCGGCTGCGGGCTGCTCGTCACCGCGCTGATCGCCCTGGCTCCGCTGCTCGCCGTCCCGGTGATCCGCCTGATCGGACGGCTCACCGACCGCCTCGGCATCGCCGGTCGCCTCGCCGCGCAGAACGCGCTGCGCGACCCGCGGCGCACCGCCGCCACGGCCGCCACGTTGCTGATCAGCACGGCCCTGGTCAGCGGCCTCGCCGTCGTCGGCCACTCCACCGGCCGGGCCCTGGACCGGCAGGCCGCCGCGGGCCTCGGCGCGGACCACGTGGTCAGCACCGGCAGCCGCACCACCGGCATCGACTCCGACACCGTCCGCCGCGTCGCCGGCACCCCCGGCGTCCGGACGGCCGCCGCCGTCGCCGACTCCACCCTCGTCATCGGCGGCCACGTCCGCACCGTCTCCGGCGTCGAACCGAACGGCCTGTCGGACGTCATGACGCTCGATGTCACCAGCGGCTCCACCGCCGACCTCGGGCCGGGCCGGATCGCCGTCTCCACCACCGTCGCCCGGGAGAGCGGCCTCACCACCGGCAGCCGGGTCACCGCCGCCCTCGGGCAGAACCGGCAGCCCACCGCGTACACCGTCGTCGCCGTCTACCGGGACAACCCCACCGCCCAGGACGCCCTCGCCGCCCGCGCCGACGTCCAGCGCGACGCCTACCTGCCCGGCTCCGTCCAGCGGATCCTGCTCCGCACCGACGGCACCACCGACCGGCAGTTGCGCACCGCCGTCGGCGACAACCCGCTGCTGAAGGTCCAGGGCCGCGGCGAGCTGGTCCGCGAAGCGGCCGGCACCCTCGGCGACCTGCTCACCCTGATGTACGGGCTGCTCGTCCTCGGTGCGGTGATCTCCGCGCTCGGCCTCGCCAACACCCTCGCCGTCTCCGTCGCCGAACGCACCCGCGAGCTCGGCGTCCTGCGCGCCCTCGGCACGGACCGCGCCACCGTCCGCCGCACGGTACGTCTGGAGGCGGTCACCGTCGCCGTGTTCGGCACCCTGCTCGGCCTCGCCGCCGGGCTCGTCTCCGCCCGGTCGGTCGGCGCGCTCGCCAACGGCGCCGTCCCCGGCTACACCCTCGCCTTCCCCTGGGGCACCCTCCTGCTCGTCGCCCTCGCCGCCCCCGCGATCGGCGCCCTCGCCGCCACCCTCCCGGCCCACCGCGCCGCCACCCTCAGCCCCCTGGAGGCCACCACCGCTTCCTGA
- a CDS encoding Uma2 family endonuclease, producing MTTRHRPRPRPAPRRPADDHGPPRTELVEGVATPVSRSWAHEAAIASLRRGLAARLAALGLVAGSGDLDLPGSANRYVPGLAVVPAGLAASTEGALLPHHTLLVVEVTSPSTADSDRAVKRRRYGQYGTPLYLLVDRQSRT from the coding sequence TTGACAACACGGCATCGGCCCCGACCGCGACCAGCACCGAGGAGACCCGCAGATGACCACGGCCCACCCCGGACCGAACTCGTCGAGGGCGTCGCCACCCCCGTCTCCCGGTCCTGGGCGCACGAGGCAGCCATCGCCTCCCTCCGACGGGGACTGGCCGCACGCCTGGCCGCCCTCGGCCTGGTCGCCGGCTCCGGCGACCTCGACCTCCCCGGCAGCGCCAACCGGTACGTCCCGGGCCTCGCGGTCGTCCCCGCCGGCCTCGCCGCGAGCACCGAGGGCGCGCTTCTCCCCCATCACACCTTGCTCGTCGTCGAGGTCACCTCCCCGTCGACCGCGGACAGCGACCGGGCCGTGAAGCGCCGCCGCTACGGCCAGTACGGCACCCCGCTCTACCTCCTGGTCGACCGGCAGAGCCGCACCTGA
- a CDS encoding WGR domain-containing protein codes for MIGWRRFERHEAALEYWEIRQEGIRCFLRWGSDRRPVKGSTSILDDEEQARRHAARKIDERLRKGFLEVAPPRDPAEADADTPVLDVLTRAAGPHAPAPEYLPVDGFEQVYRRTHAPDHPLGFHEYCLLRENGRSAVRFAVRASTHRAETVVPFLAFLDSRRDLAFDGSSHHKVRLPDPVGPFGHALFCSPALGRAYAAYPAVAARVATAFPIFDCEIGDQDREVLVDARIHGHGALPYSDWAREPHPVVDLRFDVQPSFYRRTPTFKVFGPVDLERLIDALSQASPQSWLETRSFRGEIMRFTPGAAPPFAEVMSLLTGWAMPR; via the coding sequence ATGATCGGATGGCGCCGGTTCGAGCGGCACGAGGCTGCGCTCGAATACTGGGAGATCCGTCAGGAGGGGATCCGCTGCTTCCTCCGGTGGGGATCCGACCGGAGACCGGTCAAGGGGAGCACGTCGATCCTCGACGACGAGGAGCAGGCGCGGCGGCACGCAGCCCGCAAGATCGACGAACGTCTCCGCAAGGGCTTCCTCGAAGTCGCCCCTCCTCGCGACCCGGCGGAGGCCGATGCCGACACGCCGGTCCTGGATGTCCTCACCAGGGCTGCCGGCCCCCACGCGCCCGCTCCCGAGTACCTGCCGGTCGACGGCTTCGAGCAGGTCTACCGCCGTACGCATGCGCCCGACCACCCGCTGGGCTTCCACGAGTACTGCCTGCTGCGGGAGAACGGGCGCAGCGCGGTCCGCTTCGCCGTGCGAGCGAGCACCCACCGGGCCGAGACGGTGGTTCCCTTCCTCGCATTCCTGGACTCCCGGCGTGACCTGGCCTTCGACGGCAGTTCCCACCACAAGGTGCGCCTCCCCGACCCGGTCGGGCCGTTCGGCCATGCGCTGTTCTGCTCGCCGGCGCTGGGGCGGGCCTACGCGGCCTACCCGGCGGTGGCTGCCCGGGTGGCGACGGCCTTTCCGATCTTCGACTGCGAGATCGGGGACCAGGACCGGGAGGTGCTGGTCGACGCCCGCATCCACGGGCACGGTGCGCTGCCCTACAGCGACTGGGCTCGCGAGCCGCACCCCGTGGTGGACCTCCGCTTCGACGTCCAGCCGTCGTTCTACCGGCGGACACCGACGTTCAAGGTGTTCGGCCCGGTCGACCTCGAGCGGCTCATCGACGCGCTGTCGCAGGCGTCACCGCAGAGCTGGCTGGAGACGAGGTCCTTCCGAGGCGAGATCATGCGCTTCACCCCCGGCGCCGCCCCGCCGTTCGCCGAGGTGATGTCCCTCCTGACCGGCTGGGCGATGCCGCGGTAG
- a CDS encoding MarR family winged helix-turn-helix transcriptional regulator has translation MSSPTDALTTEIVGLFAAINRRYAQESEAAAATHDLTPLQAKALLAAEDPVPTRRIADRLHAEPSNVTAIVDRLQARGLVERGSDPADRRVKRVAATTAGLAVAADLRARMPFAAEPLAALTVQQRESLRELLQLVLEA, from the coding sequence ATGTCCAGCCCCACGGATGCGCTCACCACCGAGATCGTCGGCCTCTTCGCCGCCATCAACCGGCGCTACGCCCAGGAGTCCGAGGCCGCCGCCGCGACCCACGACCTCACCCCGCTCCAGGCCAAGGCGCTGCTCGCCGCCGAAGACCCCGTCCCGACCCGCCGCATCGCCGACCGGCTGCACGCCGAACCGTCCAACGTCACCGCGATCGTCGACCGGCTGCAGGCCCGCGGCCTCGTCGAACGCGGCAGCGACCCGGCCGACCGCCGCGTCAAGCGCGTCGCCGCCACCACGGCCGGCCTCGCCGTCGCCGCGGACCTCCGCGCCCGCATGCCCTTCGCCGCAGAGCCGCTGGCGGCCCTCACGGTGCAGCAGCGCGAGTCGCTGCGCGAACTGCTCCAACTGGTCCTGGAGGCGTGA
- a CDS encoding ABC transporter ATP-binding protein — translation MPAASPFAVTVTDLTKVHGSGDAQVTALDRVSVGFREGEFTAIMGPSGCGKSTLLHCAAGLDTPSSGSVRIGTTELGSLSDRRLTRLRRERIGFVFQAFNLLPTLSALENITLPLSLAGRRPDPQWLERVVAVVGLGDRLGHRPAQLSGGQQQRVAVARALVSQPAVVFADEPTGNLDSRSGAEVLGFLRGSVRELGRTVVMVTHDPIAAGYADRVVLLSDGRVVDELAAPTPDRVLDAMRTIG, via the coding sequence CTGCCCGCCGCCTCGCCCTTCGCGGTCACCGTCACCGACCTGACCAAGGTCCACGGCAGCGGCGACGCCCAGGTGACCGCTCTCGACCGGGTGAGTGTCGGGTTCCGGGAGGGCGAGTTCACCGCGATCATGGGCCCGTCGGGGTGCGGGAAGTCCACGCTGCTGCACTGCGCCGCCGGGCTGGACACGCCGTCCTCCGGGTCGGTCCGGATCGGCACCACCGAACTCGGCTCGCTGTCCGACCGCCGGCTCACCCGGCTGCGCCGCGAACGGATCGGCTTCGTCTTCCAGGCGTTCAACCTCCTCCCGACGCTCAGCGCGCTGGAGAACATCACGCTTCCGCTGTCCCTGGCCGGCCGCCGTCCGGATCCGCAGTGGCTGGAGCGGGTGGTGGCCGTCGTCGGGCTCGGCGATCGCCTCGGCCACCGGCCGGCGCAGCTGTCCGGCGGCCAGCAGCAGCGCGTCGCGGTGGCCCGGGCGCTGGTTTCGCAGCCCGCGGTGGTCTTCGCCGACGAGCCGACCGGCAATCTCGACTCGCGCTCGGGCGCCGAGGTCCTCGGCTTCCTCCGGGGCTCGGTCCGCGAGTTGGGCCGCACGGTGGTGATGGTGACCCACGACCCGATCGCCGCCGGCTACGCGGATCGCGTGGTGCTGCTCTCCGACGGCCGCGTCGTCGACGAGCTCGCCGCTCCCACCCCGGACCGGGTACTGGACGCGATGCGCACCATCGGCTGA
- a CDS encoding APC family permease encodes MVQLDSRPRAGAEVAAGSDVASGVRSKGLNSNSVGLLGNTVIGVSTVAPVYCLTTTLGTTVAAVGLQMPALFLAGFLPMLLVAFAYRELNKAIPDSGTSFTWTVKAFGPKVGWMCGWGLVIATVIVLSNLAGVATEYLYLLLGEITRSDAVAALNDNKPVHVLTCLALIAVATMISYRGMTATKGVQYALVGLQLAVLGLFVVLAVSKALGGGSAGSIDFSWQWLNPFAVSSFTAFTAGLSLSLFMYWGWDACLSANEETGGSEKTPGRAATLAMAVLVGSYLLTAVAVQMYAGVGGTGTGLGNPETSSNVLAVLAGPVMGPVLGVLLFVAVLASASASLQTTFIPVSRTVLAMSVYEALPASFTEVNERYRTPGRAIVTAGVGTGVFYTVMTMVSEHVLADTIAALTLMICFYYSLTAFACAWYFRRELRRSVKDAVLKGVFPVTGGVVLAAIFGKSLVDMYDPSYGSGSSVFGVGSVFVVGGGLLALGLVVMAVMTRRSPAFFRGEILTRDTPALVIPD; translated from the coding sequence ATGGTTCAGCTCGATTCCCGTCCAAGAGCCGGCGCCGAGGTCGCCGCCGGTTCGGACGTCGCCTCCGGTGTCCGGTCCAAGGGCCTCAACAGCAACTCCGTCGGCCTGCTCGGCAACACCGTGATCGGCGTGTCCACGGTCGCGCCGGTGTACTGCCTCACCACGACGCTCGGCACAACGGTGGCTGCGGTGGGCCTGCAGATGCCCGCGCTCTTCCTCGCGGGCTTCCTGCCGATGCTGCTGGTGGCGTTCGCCTACCGGGAGCTGAACAAGGCCATCCCCGACAGCGGCACCTCCTTCACCTGGACGGTGAAGGCGTTCGGCCCGAAGGTCGGCTGGATGTGCGGCTGGGGCCTGGTGATCGCCACCGTCATCGTGCTCTCCAACCTGGCGGGCGTCGCCACCGAGTACCTCTACCTGCTGCTCGGGGAGATCACCCGCAGCGACGCGGTCGCCGCGCTCAACGACAACAAGCCGGTGCACGTCCTCACCTGCCTGGCGCTGATCGCCGTCGCGACGATGATCAGCTACCGGGGGATGACGGCCACCAAGGGCGTGCAGTACGCACTGGTCGGCCTCCAGCTCGCGGTGCTCGGACTGTTCGTGGTGCTGGCGGTCTCGAAGGCGCTCGGCGGCGGCTCGGCCGGGTCGATCGACTTCTCCTGGCAGTGGCTGAACCCGTTCGCCGTCAGCTCCTTCACCGCCTTCACCGCCGGCCTGTCGCTGTCGCTCTTCATGTACTGGGGCTGGGACGCCTGCCTGAGCGCCAACGAGGAGACCGGCGGCAGCGAGAAGACCCCCGGCCGCGCCGCGACCCTGGCCATGGCCGTGCTGGTGGGCTCGTACCTGCTCACCGCGGTCGCCGTCCAGATGTACGCCGGTGTCGGCGGGACCGGCACCGGCCTGGGCAACCCCGAGACCTCGTCCAACGTGCTCGCCGTCCTGGCCGGCCCGGTGATGGGCCCGGTGCTGGGCGTCCTGCTGTTCGTCGCGGTGCTGGCCTCCGCGTCGGCCAGCCTGCAGACCACCTTCATCCCGGTCAGCCGCACCGTCCTGGCGATGAGCGTGTACGAGGCGCTGCCCGCCTCCTTCACCGAGGTCAACGAGCGCTACCGGACCCCCGGCCGGGCGATCGTCACCGCGGGCGTCGGCACCGGCGTGTTCTACACGGTGATGACCATGGTGAGCGAGCACGTCCTCGCCGACACCATCGCCGCGCTGACCCTGATGATCTGCTTCTACTACTCGCTGACCGCGTTCGCCTGCGCCTGGTACTTCCGCCGCGAGCTGCGGCGCTCGGTCAAGGATGCCGTCCTCAAGGGCGTCTTCCCGGTCACCGGCGGTGTCGTCCTCGCGGCGATCTTCGGCAAGAGCCTGGTCGACATGTACGACCCTTCGTACGGCTCCGGCAGCTCGGTGTTCGGCGTCGGCAGCGTCTTCGTCGTCGGCGGCGGACTGCTCGCCCTCGGCCTCGTCGTGATGGCCGTCATGACCCGCCGCAGCCCGGCCTTCTTCCGCGGCGAGATCCTCACCCGCGACACCCCGGCCCTGGTCATCCCCGACTGA
- a CDS encoding SDR family NAD(P)-dependent oxidoreductase, which produces MSTKTVLVTGTSSGIGLATAVAAARSGWHVVATMRDTGKAGALLAAAEEAGVTVDVRPLDVTDPASVEACLGGLDRLDALVNNAGAGHVGTLEQEGVDDVRAVMEVNFFGVLHVTKAALPLLRASGGRVVTVTSVGGVIGQPFNEAYCAAKFAVEGFMESLAPVAATVGVSVSVVEPGAVASEFVENVGLADNALELAGPYAPALSAYLERTRGAFANAQASQEVAAELVELLAAERPAFRVLTSEAARAFAGVKLKDLDGSAVQAMTGGWVA; this is translated from the coding sequence ATGAGCACCAAGACCGTCCTGGTCACCGGCACCTCCTCCGGCATCGGCCTGGCCACCGCCGTGGCCGCCGCGCGGAGCGGCTGGCACGTGGTCGCCACCATGCGCGACACCGGCAAGGCGGGCGCGCTGCTGGCGGCCGCGGAGGAGGCCGGGGTCACCGTCGACGTCCGGCCGCTCGACGTCACCGACCCGGCGTCGGTCGAGGCTTGCCTCGGCGGCCTCGACCGGCTGGACGCGCTGGTCAACAACGCCGGCGCGGGGCACGTCGGCACGCTGGAGCAGGAGGGTGTGGACGACGTCCGGGCCGTCATGGAGGTCAACTTCTTCGGCGTGCTGCACGTCACCAAGGCGGCGCTGCCGCTGCTGCGGGCGAGCGGCGGCCGGGTGGTGACGGTGACCAGCGTCGGCGGGGTGATCGGCCAGCCGTTCAACGAGGCGTACTGCGCGGCCAAGTTCGCAGTCGAGGGCTTCATGGAGTCGCTCGCACCGGTCGCGGCGACCGTCGGCGTCTCAGTCAGCGTGGTGGAGCCGGGCGCGGTGGCCAGCGAGTTCGTCGAGAACGTGGGTCTCGCGGACAACGCGCTGGAACTCGCCGGGCCGTACGCCCCCGCTCTGTCGGCCTACCTGGAGCGGACCCGCGGCGCGTTCGCCAACGCGCAGGCCTCCCAGGAGGTGGCGGCCGAGCTGGTCGAGCTGCTGGCGGCCGAGCGGCCGGCCTTCCGGGTGCTCACCTCCGAGGCGGCGCGCGCCTTCGCCGGGGTGAAGCTGAAGGACCTGGACGGTTCGGCCGTGCAGGCGATGACCGGCGGCTGGGTCGCCTGA